Proteins encoded by one window of Nasonia vitripennis strain AsymCx chromosome 5, Nvit_psr_1.1, whole genome shotgun sequence:
- the LOC100123040 gene encoding ras-related protein Rab-10, giving the protein MAKKTYDLLFKLLLIGDSGVGKTCILFRFSDDAFSTTFISTIGIDFKIKTVELRGKKIKLQIWDTAGQERFHTITTSYYRGAMGIMLVYDITNEKTFENIVNWLRNIDEHANENVEKMILGNKSDMEDRREVSTERGEAIAREHGIRFMETSAKANINIDRAFRELAEAILDKTHGKEPQDAPDRVTVDRRVERTSSRCC; this is encoded by the exons ATGGCGAAGAAGACGTACGACCTGCTGTTCAAGCTGCTGCTCATCGGCGACAGCGGCGTCGGCAAGACATGCATCCTCTTCCGTTTTTCCGACGACGCCTTCTCCACCACCTTCATATCCACCATAG GCATAGacttcaaaataaaaactgtGGAATTAAGAGGAAAGAAGATCAAGCTTCAAATATG GGACACAGCTGGACAGGAAAGATTCCACACTATCACAACATCCTACTACAGAGGTGCAATGGGTATAATGCTAGTGTATGATataacaaatgaaaaaacatttgAGAATATAGTTAATTGGTTGAGGAATATTGATGAG CATGCAAACGAAAATgtggaaaaaatgattttgGGAAACAAAAGTGATATGGAAGATAGGCGTGAAGTCAGTACTGAAAGAGGTGAAGCA ATAGCCAGAGAGCACGGCATAAGATTCATGGAGACGTCGGCGAAGGCCAACATCAACATCGACCGTGCGTTCCGCGAACTTGCGGAGGCCATTCTTGACAAGACCCACGGCAAAGAGCCGCAGGATGCGCCTGACCGTGTAACCGTAGATCGAAGAGTCGAGCGAACTTCCAGCCGATGCTGTTGA
- the LOC100123061 gene encoding uncharacterized protein LOC100123061 gives MTKGKLVARSINNMRSEGMTLKMECVDEPLSSCQKAARIKLKEECDKVTKMLESLVKEHGGKLICQAGVVNAYQYQLPSSAPPTSAVVKPNSQAQVIGVNQSGNTNNQTIKLNMLNSTTPQGNIQLVMDPRMGVILGTVAPQQGGVAAPASMISKITNTTATTMSTMTTSSPAVAPITPVPQQPSIDNSNTYKLTRSGRKTKVLQIQQPDIIEEVPPPAPQPIKRTPKPTGATHVVQPTSTTPQGVTNLRIKTLPKQNAQGHVLGRPSEQTSIGGIVIGNKIAAGEIIDETKKSLPDGREVTFNKMNGGRTYPSLVVVARPNLKTKNITTQVVQKERAELDIKVKGVLMYAATKFTEWLIQQGLVRAEQYCDKHPGQKLKLGMYSDAGTFPCSGGYVWISSCCPERFVSVFSGSIFQSAPHSPTILLKLIYHWSCQTNVQNVISWVKVTNYYVKTFYAMLRSVCTAAISEKCKKMGGKNSMIQVGVISLGTTSQDGHLRQVKVEVLGILDPETLELRLRACEPVQDGDRSYKRRFNNILHPLADWVHKDSKILTDFTVDKGTLFEMGFHNVTQSAFSDQNPRNLTSNFHIMEYLRKIVPRMFQNTLSLLSRPMIQQFLDELVWREMFGTTALRAFENIITHISEQTKYDPDNNFLERLTKIAANPFADWSYLHVSASSGSVPAPVAHPVAPMVSIPKDPAIQSSIEGPIVDLEATQRPGPKRNRKRPISAVSPETVDRTMSTPEPKIPRDSRPEHVPLQEFYYATMQPDKLSANGKENKITFTFKCFLCTTVMHSNTEIMEHMVSHVPPLVPGQSDSPVCRYCCTAFSSKHQMNVHVTEAHSKFGNSDSDMLVCAICEQKFGSNGLLINHLSTMHYPSEMPYRCESCGYRTSSHKDVIDHYYTCHEKSDGLQCPYCLKVIQFVTGVNGQPSSSSIHAYLMHMQRHIVRREEKLNKCPRCCLWFNQMSSLKSHVELHTQALGPGVVPYTGNDSTVTVARSRNAVKRYIFDDYAHEITPTERVKRWMTGPIRLHVPTGRSCQECEEDLDMRDHYPGELKCQKCRYVTCCWRAYKEHQRQIHNERPMTSVIVPSPLVNIPLEKEMQCTCGFSTADGNALATHLVKCRKRTAFPAEETRPGMLDSLGLVPKPTLEDEKDNSDERSNSISITKTSRLSHVVNNREGEKTSRNK, from the exons ATGACTAAGGGTAAACTAGTCGCTCGCTCCATCAACAACATGAGGTCGGAAGGGATGACTCTCAAAATGGAATGCGTGGACGAGCCCCTAAGCTCGTGTCAAAAGGCAGCTAGGATCAAACTCAAAGAGGAATGTGATAAG GTTACCAAAATGCTGGAATCCCTTGTGAAAGAGCATGGAGGAAAATTAATATGCCAAGCTGGTGTTGTCAACGCCTATCAATACCAACT GCCTAGTAGTGCTCCTCCCACATCAGCTGTGGTCAAACCAAATTCTCAAGCTCAAGTTATCGGAGTT AATCAAAGTGGCAACACAAATAATCAAACAATAAAGTTGAATATGCTAAATAGTACAACCCCTCAAGGAAATATTCAGCTCGTTATGGATCCACGCATGGGTGTCATTCTTGGAACTGTTGCTCCACAGCAAG GTGGGGTTGCTGCACCAGCATCTATGATTTCAAAAATTACCAATACAACAGCCACAACGATGAGCACTATGACAACCTCTTCACCTGCAGTTGCTCCAATCACTCCAGTACCTCAACAACCTTCAATTGACAACTCCAATACG tataAACTTACGAGATCGGGACGCAAAACGAAAGTTCTTCAAATACAACAGCCAGACATAATAGAAGAAGTa CCTCCCCCAGCTCCTCAAcctataaaaagaacgccaaAGCCTACCGGAGCCACTCACGTGGTTCAACCaa CTTCGACTACACCGCAAGGTGTTACGAATCTCAGAATAAAAACTCTACCCAAACAAAATGCACAGGGTCATGTTTTGGGTAGACCATCGGAGCAAACGAGTATAGGGGGTATAGTTATTGGTAACAAAATAGCAG CTGGAGAAATAATTGACGAGACAAAAAAAAGCCTTCCGGATGGAAGAGAAGtcacttttaataaaatgaacGGTGGTCGAACATATCCGTCCCTAGTCGTAGTTGCTAGACCGaatctcaaaactaaaaacaTCACTACACAAGTGGTTCAAAAGGAGCGAGCAGAATTAG ATATTAAGGTAAAGGGCGTGCTGATGTACGCAGCAACCAAGTTCACGGAATGGCTAATTCAGCAAGGCCTTGTACGAGCTGAGCAGTATTGCGATAAGCATCCGGGTCAGAAACTCAAACTCGGCATGTACAGCGATGCAGGTACTTTTCCCTGCTCTGGTGGTTACGTATGGATCTCCTCTTGCTGTCCCGAGCGCTTTGTCTCCGTTTTCTCAGGGTCAATATTCCAAAGCGCGCCTCACTCGCCTACTATTTTACTGAAGCTCATCTACCACTGGTCCTGCCAGACAAATGTGCAGAACGTCATATCATGGGTAAAGGTGACAAATTATTATGTGAAGACTTTCTACGCGATGCTTAGAAGCGTCTGCACTGCAGCTATTTCTGagaaatgtaagaaaatgGGTGGAAAGAACTCGATGATACAAGTTGGAGTTATCAGTTTGGGTACTACCTCGCAAGATGGACACTTGAGACAG GTCAAAGTAGAAGTTTTGGGTATTCTCGACCCAGAAACTTTAGAACTTAGGTTACGAGCCTGCGAGCCAGTTCAAGACGGCGACAGATCCTATAAGCGACGATTCAATAACATTTTACATCCATTGGCGGATTGGGTACACAAGGACTCGAAGATCCTGACGGATTTCACAGTAGACAAGGGCACCTTATTTGAGATGGGTTTCCACAACGTAACGCAGTCAGCCTTTAGCGATCAGAATCCGCGAAATCTGACCAGCAACTTTCACATTATGGAGTACCTGAGAAAGATCGTGCCCCGGATGTTCCAGAATACTTTGAGTTTGCTTAGTCGACCTATGATTCAACAGTTTTTGGACGAGCTTGTATGGCGAGAGATGTTTGGAACAACTGCTTTGAGGGCATTTGAGAATATTATTACCCATATTTCTGAACAAACCAAATATGATCCTG ACAACAATTTCCTGGAGCGTTTGACGAAAATTGCCGCTAATCCTTTCGCCGACTGGTCGTACCTACATGTCAGCGCGTCTTCGGGCAGCGTCCCAGCTCCGGTTGCGCATCCGGTAGCTCCAATGGTGTCAATACCAAAGGATCCAGCTATTCAGTCTAGTATCGAAGGACCGATAGTGGACTTAGAAGCGACACAACGTCCAGGTCCGAAACGCAATCGTAAAAGACCCATATCTGCGGTGAGTCCCGAGACCGTCGACAGGACCATGTCGACACCTGAACCCAAGATTCCGCGAGATTCACGCCCTGAGCACGTACCATTGCAAGAATTTTACTATGCCACAATGCAACCGGATAAATTGTCAGCTAATGGAAAGGAAAACAAGATTACGTTTACTTTTAAG tGTTTCTTATGTACGACGGTAATGCACTCCAACACGGAAATCATGGAGCACATGGTCAGTCACGTACCGCCTCTAGTGCCAGGTCAGTCGGATTCGCCCGTCTGCCGTTACTGCTGTACTGCTTTCTCTTCAAAGCACCAGATGAACGTTCACGTTACCGAGGCTCATAGCAAGTTCGGTAACTCAGATAGTGACATGCTCGTGTGCGCAATTTGTGAGCAAAAGTTCG GTAGCAACGGTCTCTTGATAAACCATTTGTCGACGATGCACTACCCCTCGGAGATGCCGTACCGTTGCGAAAGCTGCGGTTATCGTACGTCAAGCCATAAGGACGTAATTGACCATTACTACACTTGCCACGAAAAGAGCGACGGTCTGCAATGTCCCTACTGCCTTAAAGTCATTCAGTTTGTGACGGGGGTAAATGGCCAGCCGAGCTCTTCGAGCATACACGCTTACCTCATGCACATGCAGCGGCACATCGTTCGCCGCGAAGAAAAGCTTAACAAGTGCCCGAGATGCTGCCTTTGGTTCAATCAGATGAGCTCGCTGAAGTCGCATGTCGAACTTCATACTCAAGCTCTAGGGCCAG GAGTTGTCCCTTACACTGGAAACGACAGTACTGTAACAGTTGCCAGGTCACGCAATGCAGTGAAACGTTATATATTTGACGATTACGCGCATGAGATAACGCCTACTGAGAGGGTAAAAAGGTGGATGACCGGTCCTATCAGACTTCACGTACCCACAGGGAGAAGTTGTCAAGAGTGCGAGGAAGACTTGGATATGAGAGATCATTATCC TGGTGAGCTCAAGTGCCAGAAATGTCGTTACGTTACCTGTTGCTGGCGTGCCTATAAAGAGCATCAGCGACAAATCCATAACGAAAGACCGATGACTAGTGTCATCGTACCTTCACCTCTGGTTAATATACCTCTAGAAAAGGAAATGCAGTGTACCTGTGGATTCTCTACTGCCGACGGAAATGCGCTAG CTACACATCTTGTGAAATGTAGAAAGCGTACAGCTTTTCCTGCAGAAGAAACTCGACCAGGAATGTTAGATAGTTTGGGCCTCGTTCCGAAACCAACATTAGAG GATGAAAAAGATAACTCAGATGAACGTTCAAACTCAATTTCTATTACAAAAACCTCAAGACTCTCTCACGTAGTTAACAACAGGGAAGGCGAAAAGACATCAAGGAACAAATAA
- the LOC100678908 gene encoding crossover junction endonuclease EME1 — MSEVIVLSSSEDEAEIVSSKRNKNDKAKDRESRDSDFSLSDFPQINFNDIHSNIDLSGNNGQEENCSFSDIPEVDNSRTKGKTSSFEDDSFLSNLPKFNVNQTNNSGAGTSKDEEDCASGAANTNAKSSNSQDGSQSDSDYESQNNLVDYWAQYMDGLKSKYNVNVDLSSDEDNELEEAVEKEKEQKRKRSGGKKAPTKSKAEAAEAKKRKQEERQQEKLRKQEEAAKQKALKQLNKKNRLQFNPENSLKSMKILFDEEVAKYDFYTDVLRNAEEYEVQYNVQSQLIPKSITWSRKVEDNYINDKHEVCSTVKQIDEDQLMIIWDAEETVNHISNDTFISTISNVKSLLPDKKLTLVMYKIESYFKYIKSIKDRAVREDILSSQGNQQNQKKSKTKADRTFANFPKISRDKFEDCLVEIQLLHKANSRLIELPCEMVLLIHQYTKSLAQRPSKLEKRQESFQNDWYVSCDNRDTVKVDKDGNGLKRLWQQQLCQFTLMSLESAEAIVSVYKSPLQLMEAYSKCSPAEGETLLKDIPIRRAVGPLTSTRKIGPELSKKIFTMFTAEDGDLYLNE; from the exons ATGAGTGAGGTGATAGTTCTTAGTTCATCTGAAGATGAAGCTGAAATTGTATCTTCAAAGAGAAATAAGAATGACAAAGCAAAAGACAGGGAATCTAGAGACAGCGATTTTAGTTTATCAGATTTCccacaaataaattttaatgacaTTCACAGTAACATTGATTTGAGTGGCAACAATGGTCAGGAAGAAAATTGTAGTTTTTCTGACATTCCTGAAGTTGATAACTCAAGAACAAAAGGAAAAACAAGCAGTTTTGAAGACGATTCTTTCCTATCTAATTTACCTAAATTTAATGTAAATCAGACAAATAATTCAGGAGCAGGAACATCAAAAGATGAAGAAGATTGTGCATCAGGTGCTGCAAATACAAATGCCAAAAGCAGTAATTCACAAGATGGGTCCCAGAGCGATTCAGACTATGAATCCCAAAATAACTTAGTTGATTATTGGGCGCAGTATATGGACGGGTTGAAAAGTAAATACAACGTTAATGTTGACTTGTCTTCTGATGAAGACAATGAACTGGAAGAAGCAGTAGAGAAGGAAAAGgaacaaaagagaaaaaggagtGGAG gaAAGAAAGCACCTACTAAATCAAAAGCTGAGGCTGCtgaagcgaaaaaaagaaaacaagaagAGCGACAACAGGAAAAATTAAGAAAGCAAGAAGAAGCAGCTAAACAAAAAGCTTTAAAgcaattgaataaaaaaaatcggttGCAGTTCAATCCTGAGAACAGTTTAAAGTCAATGAAAATCTTATTTGACGAAGAGGTTGCAAAATACGATTTCTACACAGACGTCTTAAGAAATGCTGAAGAATATGAAGTCCAATATAATGTACAATCCCAACTCATACCTAAAAGTATAACATGGAGTAGAAAGGTAGaagataattatattaatgatAAGCATGAAGTGTGTTCTACTGTGAAGCAAATTGATGAAGATCAATTGATGATAATTTGGGATGCTGAGGAAACTGTGAATCATATTTCCAATGATACGTTTATTTCCACAATTTCTAATGTTAAATCATTATTGCCTGACAAAAAACTAACTTTAGTTATGTACAAAATCGAAAGTTACTTCAAGTACATCAAAAGTATCAAAGATCGTGCTGTTCGAGAAGATATTTTAAGTAGTCAGGGTAATCAGCAGAATCAAAAAAagtctaaaaccaaagctgaCAGAACATTTGCTAATTTCCCAAAAATTTCAAGAGATAAGTTCGAAGACTGTTTAgttgaaattcaattattgCATAAAGCAAATTCAAGATTAATTGAACTACCATGCGAAATGGTTTTACTGATACACCAATATACAAAATCGTTAGCTCAACGGCCATCTAAGCTGGAAAAGAGACAAGAGTCATTTCAAAATGATTGGTATGTTAGCTGTGATAACAGGGATACTGTAAAAGTTGACAAGGATGGAAATGGCTTAAAAAGATTGTGGCAACAACAGCTATGTCAATTCACATTGATGAGTTTAGAAAGTGCAGAGGCAATAGTATCAGTTTACAAAAGTCCATTACAATTAATGGAA GCTTATAGTAAATGCAGTCCAGCTGAAGGAGAGACATTATTAAAGGATATTCcg ATCAGAAGAGCAGTAGGACCATTGACTTCGACCAGAAAAATCGGACCCgaattaagtaaaaaaatatttacgatGTTTACTGCAGAGGATGgagatttatatttaaatgaatGA
- the LOC100123052 gene encoding protein lifeguard 1 isoform X2, which yields MYGTNYNEEDGEVKGFSFNDTTIRQAFIRKVYSILLLQLLITFGVVALFTFSHNAKEFAAKNVSVMYICMAITFGLLIAMACCTSVRRKAPMNFIFLFIFTLAESVMLGFVSSQHDEGSVILAVGITAFICFALTLFSFQTKIDFTGAGTYLFIAALCLMLFGFIAIFWHGRTVILVYSCLGALLFSFYLVYDTQLMLGGKHKYSLSPEEYIFAALNLYLDIVNIFIYILSIIGASRD from the exons ATGTATGGAACAAATTACAACGAAGAGGATGGGGAGGTCAAGGGGTTCAGCTTTAATGATACCACAATACGACAAGCATTTATAAG AAAAGTGTATTCAATATTGCTGCTGCAACTGCTGATCACTTTTGGAGTTGTTGCATTATTTACTTTTAGTCATAATGCAAAGGAATTTGCAGCTAAGAATGTATCTGTCATGTACATATGTATGGCTATTACATTTGGCTTGCTCATAGCCATGGCATGTTGCACCAGTGTGCGTCGCAAGGCTCCCATGAACTTCatctttctatttatttttactcttGCTGAAAGTGTTATGCTAGGTTTCGTTTCTAGCCAACATGACGAGGGCTCT GTTATACTTGCAGTTGGAATTACAGCTTTTATTTGCTTTGCTTTGACTTTGTTTTCATTCCAAACTAAAATCGATTTCACTGGAGCTGGAACGTACCTTTTCATTGCCGCCTTATGCCTTATGCTTTTCGGTTTCATTGCAATTTTCTGGCACGGCAGGACTGTAATTCTAGTCTACAGTTGCCTTGGAGCCCTTCTCTTTTCGTTTTATCTGGTATATGATACACAACTGATGCTGGGTGGCAAGCACAAGTATTCATTGTCTCCTGAAGAGTACATCTTTGCTGCACTTAACCTgtacctagacatcgtcaaCATCTTTATTTACATCTTAAGCATCATCGGCGCTTCCCGAGATTAA
- the LOC100123052 gene encoding protein lifeguard 1 isoform X1: MTTWQNNPGGGYYPGQQGYPGYPGGNPGYPGGEQGYPGGNPGYPQPGFQPPPYPGAPPPAPGFVPPPIHAPPPGMYGTNYNEEDGEVKGFSFNDTTIRQAFIRKVYSILLLQLLITFGVVALFTFSHNAKEFAAKNVSVMYICMAITFGLLIAMACCTSVRRKAPMNFIFLFIFTLAESVMLGFVSSQHDEGSVILAVGITAFICFALTLFSFQTKIDFTGAGTYLFIAALCLMLFGFIAIFWHGRTVILVYSCLGALLFSFYLVYDTQLMLGGKHKYSLSPEEYIFAALNLYLDIVNIFIYILSIIGASRD; this comes from the exons ATGACTACCTGGCAGAACAATCCTGGTGGAGGTTACTACCCTGGCCAACAAG GGTATCCAGGCTACCCAGGAGGAAATCCAGGTTATCCAGGAGGTGAACAGGGCTATCCAGGAGGAAATCCAGGCTATCCTCAACCCGGTTTTCAACCACCACCTTACCCAGGTGCACCGCCACCAG CTCCAGGCTTTGTACCACCACCAATACACGCACCACCACCAGGCATGTATGGAACAAATTACAACGAAGAGGATGGGGAGGTCAAGGGGTTCAGCTTTAATGATACCACAATACGACAAGCATTTATAAG AAAAGTGTATTCAATATTGCTGCTGCAACTGCTGATCACTTTTGGAGTTGTTGCATTATTTACTTTTAGTCATAATGCAAAGGAATTTGCAGCTAAGAATGTATCTGTCATGTACATATGTATGGCTATTACATTTGGCTTGCTCATAGCCATGGCATGTTGCACCAGTGTGCGTCGCAAGGCTCCCATGAACTTCatctttctatttatttttactcttGCTGAAAGTGTTATGCTAGGTTTCGTTTCTAGCCAACATGACGAGGGCTCT GTTATACTTGCAGTTGGAATTACAGCTTTTATTTGCTTTGCTTTGACTTTGTTTTCATTCCAAACTAAAATCGATTTCACTGGAGCTGGAACGTACCTTTTCATTGCCGCCTTATGCCTTATGCTTTTCGGTTTCATTGCAATTTTCTGGCACGGCAGGACTGTAATTCTAGTCTACAGTTGCCTTGGAGCCCTTCTCTTTTCGTTTTATCTGGTATATGATACACAACTGATGCTGGGTGGCAAGCACAAGTATTCATTGTCTCCTGAAGAGTACATCTTTGCTGCACTTAACCTgtacctagacatcgtcaaCATCTTTATTTACATCTTAAGCATCATCGGCGCTTCCCGAGATTAA